A genomic window from Gammaproteobacteria bacterium includes:
- the cheR gene encoding chemotaxis protein methyltransferase, which translates to MNFLTQNSGEWKVTMRNRTSAGRDNSLAAETSDSLHQFVLAENDFNRVRDLAYRLAGISLGPHKRDMVYSRLVRRLRALNLNSFRVYLDQVEKGGTEVQSFLNALTTNLTYFFREEHHFPILVRHAQAKAAHGGVVRLWSAASSTGEEPYSMAIALAEGFNTITPPIRLFATDIDTDVLQRAQAGIYPLDAVNRLPSTSLRRFFLRGVGPQEGSARVRPELQNLVTFRQLNLLAETWEIETPMDAIFCRNVMIYFDKPTQREVVEGFVQVLAPDGLLFMGHAESLQHVADLVKPIGQTVYSLTPQAIATKTRR; encoded by the coding sequence ATGAATTTTTTGACTCAAAATTCGGGAGAGTGGAAAGTGACGATGCGTAACCGAACCTCCGCAGGGAGAGATAATTCCCTTGCTGCGGAAACGTCCGATTCCTTACATCAATTCGTTCTCGCCGAGAACGATTTCAATCGAGTTCGGGATCTAGCCTATCGCCTCGCGGGCATTAGTCTGGGACCCCATAAGCGTGACATGGTTTACAGTCGATTGGTGCGTCGGCTACGAGCGTTGAATTTGAATTCTTTTCGGGTCTATCTCGATCAGGTAGAAAAAGGTGGAACAGAGGTGCAATCCTTTCTTAACGCACTGACGACCAATCTCACTTATTTTTTTCGAGAAGAGCACCATTTCCCAATTCTGGTCCGTCACGCCCAGGCCAAGGCAGCTCACGGCGGCGTGGTGCGGCTATGGAGCGCCGCGTCCTCGACTGGTGAGGAGCCTTACTCCATGGCGATTGCCTTGGCGGAAGGATTCAATACCATTACCCCACCAATACGGTTATTTGCTACCGACATTGATACCGATGTCCTACAACGTGCACAGGCAGGCATTTATCCATTGGATGCCGTGAATCGTTTACCTAGTACGAGCCTGCGCCGATTTTTTTTGCGCGGTGTCGGCCCGCAAGAAGGCTCTGCTCGCGTGCGTCCTGAGCTTCAAAACCTCGTGACCTTCCGTCAGCTCAATCTACTTGCCGAAACCTGGGAAATAGAGACGCCCATGGATGCGATATTTTGTCGCAATGTAATGATTTATTTTGATAAACCAACTCAGCGTGAGGTAGTAGAAGGATTCGTGCAGGTGCTTGCGCCGGATGGATTGCTGTTCATGGGTCATGCCGAAAGCCTGCAACATGTCGCCGACCTAGTAAAACCCATAGGTCAGACTGTTTATTCCCTGACTCCCCAGGCAATCGCCACTAAAACTCGGAGATAA
- the cheD gene encoding putative chemoreceptor glutamine deamidase CheD (Evidence 3 : Putative function from multiple computational evidences): MDEGLQHLAPSLYFDRQFDRQAAKILPGEYYVTAREMVLVTVLGSCIAACIRDPALCIGGMNHFMLPEHGGDPDSVLSLSARYGSYAMELLINHLIKMGASRSRLEAKVFGAGHVLAGVTDVGTRNTAFVLHYLERERIHLAASDLGGPYPRKVYFFPDNGRVLVRELRTLHNDTLANRERDYRRIINTVPLEGDAELF, translated from the coding sequence ATGGATGAGGGTCTCCAGCACCTGGCGCCCAGCCTTTATTTTGATCGGCAGTTTGATCGCCAGGCGGCCAAGATCCTGCCTGGAGAGTATTATGTCACGGCGCGCGAAATGGTATTGGTCACGGTGCTGGGTTCCTGCATCGCCGCTTGTATCCGCGATCCAGCGTTATGTATCGGTGGCATGAATCATTTCATGCTGCCCGAGCACGGCGGGGATCCAGACAGCGTCTTAAGCCTGTCGGCGCGTTACGGCTCTTACGCGATGGAATTACTTATCAATCACTTGATTAAGATGGGTGCGAGCCGCTCACGCCTGGAAGCGAAGGTGTTCGGGGCAGGCCATGTCCTGGCGGGTGTTACCGATGTCGGCACGCGTAATACCGCCTTCGTACTCCATTACCTGGAGCGGGAACGCATTCACCTTGCGGCTTCTGATTTAGGCGGTCCCTACCCTCGTAAGGTTTACTTCTTCCCCGATAATGGTCGAGTATTGGTGCGCGAGTTACGTACCCTGCACAATGATACCCTTGCCAACCGAGAACGTGACTACAGACGTATCATTAATACCGTACCATTGGAAGGTGACGCGGAGCTTTTTTGA